In Trifolium pratense cultivar HEN17-A07 linkage group LG7, ARS_RC_1.1, whole genome shotgun sequence, a genomic segment contains:
- the LOC123897626 gene encoding translocase of chloroplast 120, chloroplastic-like, whose product MMDNEGERERVDVGVSEESVKNFEGEEVFEEAMDPIKRFDDLGGDAVVGEDDVVTDTVSELPSDLVDEVADKKEESDTFRESVGVDDEEELEVIANQEVREDQQGQLYNKEAEGGVSCDESYSIKDDFSGGKELSDSNADGSVVFQEGRDLVNGESGLLSEKGEGEDLEYVTPRQNGGLISENGSTDKVDFAVEEFRTESGSDEEMKNKDADGGYLKEDGLDPDLRDDKIEEERNDSGDPSSEIQDGTDDLEHHHEIFVEMEDETIGTDAIHKDTNGKETGVSDSQSTESKVYSNHETKDDDAESNSEHLETIGETGGSSPAVNESEVVETAGSSSLSENSLANEMPTVQATAADSEVGSTKVYQSQISTEENQGNYENLSVVDRSEVIETGGSSPTLDERKVTETVVNSSISENSSANEIPTVQTTAADSEEGSAKVYQSQISNEENQGNSEISSVVDRSEVIETLRSSPALDEVKVAETVGSSPPSENSFANELPTVQATAADSVKETSKVYPSKISNAENQGNYEKSSVVGEPEKIPENNTKEKQTTQIIKEQNSELDSSSGKSVAPGTPLDRPVGLGPVAPLLRPTPRVVQQPRVNNTKEKQTTQITKEHNSELDSSSGKSVPTSTPLVRPAGLGSAAPLLEPSPRVVQQPRVNNTVSNVQSPKMEDSSTGEAEEYDETREKLQMIRVKFLRLAKRFGQTPHNVVVAQVLYRLGLAEQLRGRNGGRVGAFSFDRASAMAEQLESAGQEPLDFSCTIMVLGKTGVGKSSTINSIFDEVKFNTDAFQMGTKKVQDVVGTVQGIKVRVIDTPGLLPSWTDQQHNEKILHSVKRFIKKTPPDIVLYLDRLDMQSRDFSDMPLLRTITDVFGPTIWFNAIVVLTHAASAPPDGPNGTPSSYDMFVTQRSHVVQQAIRQAAGDMRLMNPVSLVENHSACRTNTAGQRVLPNDQVWKPHLLLLSFASKILAEANALLKLQDNPREKPYTARARAPPLPFLLSSLLQSRPQLKLPEEQFSDDDGLNDDLDEPSDSGDETDPDDLPPFKPLTKAQIKNLSRAQKKAYLDEVEYREKLFMKKQLKYEKKQRKMMKEMAESAKDLPTEYGENVEEESEGASSVPVPMPDMSLPASFDSDTPTHRYRYLDSSNQWLVRPVLETHGWDHDVGYEGLNVERLFVLKDKIPVSFSGQVTKDKKDANVQMEMASSVKHGEGKATSLGFDMQTVGKDLAYTLRSETKFLNFRRNKGTAGLSFTLLGDALSAGVKVEDKLIANKRFKLVIAGGAMTGRDDVAYGGSLEAQLRDKNYPLGRSLSTLGLSVMDWHGDLAVGCNLQSQIPIGRYTNLVARANLNNRGAGQISIRLNSSEQLQIALIGLIPLLQKVVGYSQQLQYGQ is encoded by the coding sequence ATGATGGATAATGAGGGAGAAAGGGAGAGGGTTGATGTTGGGGTGTCTGAGGAGAGTGTTAAGAATTTTGAAGGAGAGGAGGTTTTTGAGGAGGCAATGGATCCGATAAAGCGTTTTGATGATCTGGGTGGTGATGCTGTTGTTGGTGAAGATGATGTTGTTACTGATACTGTTAGTGAATTGCCTTCAGATTTGGTTGATGAAGTTGCGGATAAGAAAGAAGAATCGGATACTTTTCGAGAGTCAGTTGGGGTTGACGATGAGGAGGAACTTGAAGTGATTGCTAATCAGGAGGTGCGTGAGGATCAGCAGGGGCAGCTTTATAACAAAGAGGCTGAGGGTGGAGTGTCTTGTGATGAATCCTATAGTATCAAGGATGATTTTAGTGGGGGAAAGGAATTATCTGATTCAAACGCTGATGGAAGCGTGGTGTTTCAGGAGGGTAGAGACTTGGTGAATGGAGAGTCTGGTTTATTGAGTGAGAAGGGTGAAGGTGAGGATCTTGAATATGTGACTCCCAGACAAAATGGTGGTTTGATATCGGAAAATGGAAGCACGGACAAGGTGGATTTTGCTGTTGAGGAGTTTCGTACAGAATCTGGGTCTGATGAGGAGATGAAAAACAAGGATGCTGATGGTGGGTATTTGAAAGAGGATGGCTTGGATCCTGATCTCAGAGATGACAAGATAGAGGAAGAGCGCAATGATTCAGGTGATCCTTCCAGTGAAATTCAAGACGGTACAGATGATTTAGAACATCATCATGAAATATTTGTAGAAATGGAGGATGAGACGATTGGCACTGATGCAATCCACAAGGATACAAATGGCAAAGAAACTGGAGTATCTGATAGTCAGAGTACTGAATCCAAAGTTTATAGCAATCATGAAACCAAGGATGACGACGCCGAATCAAATTCAGAGCATCTGGAAACAATTGGTGAAACAGGAGGATCTTCTCCGGCTGTGAATGAAAGTGAAGTGGTTGAGACTGCTGGAAGCTCGTCCCTATCAGAAAATTCTTTGGCTAATGAGATGCCGACTGTTCAGGCTACTGCAGCTGATTCAGAAGTAGGGAGTACAAAGGTTTACCAGTCTCAGATTTCTACTGAAGAAAATCAAGGAAATTATGAAAACTTAtctgttgttgatagaagtgaAGTGATTGAAACAGGCGGATCTTCTCCAACTTTGGATGAAAGAAAAGTGACTGAAACGGTTGTAAACTCGTCCATATCAGAAAACTCTTCTGCTAACGAGATACCAACTGTTCAGACTACTGCAGCCGATTCAGAAGAAGGGAGTGCAAAGGTTTACCAGTCTCAGATTTCTAATGAAGAAAATCAAGGAAATTCTGAAATATCATCTGTTGTTGATAGAAGCGAAGTGATTGAAACATTAAGATCTTCTCCGGCTTTGGATGAAGTAAAAGTGGCTGAAACTGTTGGAAGCTCACCCCCATCAGAAAACTCTTTTGCTAATGAGTTGCCGACTGTTCAGGCTACTGCAGCTGATTCAGTAAAAGAGACTTCGAAGGTTTACCCGTCTAAGATTTCTAATGCAGAAAATCAAGGAAATTATGAAAAATCATCTGTTGTTGGGGAACCTGAAAAGATACCAGAGAATAATACGAAGGAGAAGCAAACTACTCAGATCATTAAAGAACAGAATAGTGAGCTTGATTCCTCATCTGGAAAGTCTGTTGCTCCTGGCACTCCTCTTGATCGTCCTGTTGGCCTTGGACCTGTAGCTCCATTATTGAGACCCACTCCTAGGGTTGTTCAGCAGCCACGGGTGAATAATACTAAAGAGAAGCAAACCACTCAGATCACTAAAGAACATAATAGTGAGCTTGATTCCTCCTCTGGAAAATCTGTTCCTACCAGCACCCCTCTTGTTCGTCCTGCTGGCCTTGGATCTGCAGCTCCATTATTGGAACCTTCTCCTAGGGTAGTGCAGCAACCACGGGTGAACAATACTGTATCAAATGTACAGTCACCAAAAATGGAAGACTCCTCAACTGGGGAAGCTGAGGAGTATGACGAGACTCGAGAGAAACTTCAAATGATTAGGGTGAAGTTTTTGCGGCTGGCTAAAAGATTTGGGCAGACACCCCACAATGTTGTTGTAGCACAGGTTCTTTATAGATTAGGACTGGCTGAACAACTTAGAGGGAGAAATGGGGGCCGTGTTGGCGCTTTTAGCTTTGATCGTGCAAGTGCCATGGCCGAGCAACTTGAATCAGCAGGTCAAGAACCACTTGATTTCTCTTGTACAATAATGGTTCTTGGTAAGACAGGAGTTGGGAAAAGTTCAACAATCAATTCTATCTTTGATGAGGTTAAATTTAATACTGATGCTTTTCAGATGGGAACAAAAAAGGTTCAGGATGTTGTGGGAACAGTACAGGGTATTAAAGTCCGGGTCATTGATACACCGGGACTTCTACCTTCCTGGACAGATCAGCAACACAATGAGAAGATCCTGCACTCTGTCAAAcgctttattaaaaaaacaccACCAGATATTGTGCTGTATCTTGATAGATTAGATATGCAGAGCCGGGATTTTAGTGATATGCCGCTCTTACGCACGATAACTGATGTTTTTGGACCAACCATATGGTTCAATGCTATTGTGGTTTTGACTCATGCAGCATCTGCTCCACCTGATGGCCCTAATGGTACTCCTTCCAGTTATGACATGTTTGTCACACAGCGCTCTCATGTTGTGCAGCAAGCCATTCGTCAAGCAGCTGGTGATATGCGTCTCATGAATCCTGTATCGTTGGTGGAGAACCACTCTGCATGTAGAACTAATACAGCCGGCCAAAGAGTGTTGCCTAATGACCAGGTCTGGAAACCTCATCTGTTACTCTTATCTTTTGCCTCAAAAATTCTGGCTGAAGCAAATGCGCTTCTTAAGTTACAAGATAATCCACGTGAAAAGCCTTACACAGCTCGTGCAAGAGCGCCACCATTACCGTTTCTCCTATCATCCCTTCTGCAGTCAAGACCGCAATTAAAATTACCCGAGGAGCAATTCAGTGATGACGACGGTCTCAATGACGATCTTGATGAACCATCAGATTCCGGTGATGAAACAGACCCTGATGACTTACCACCATTTAAGCCTTTGACAAAGGCCCAGATAAAAAATCTTTCTAGAGCTCAGAAGAAAGCATATCTGGATGAGGTTGAGTACCGAGAAAAACTCTTCATGAAGAAACAATTAAAGTATGAAAAAAAGCAACGAAAGATGATGAAGGAAATGGCAGAATCAGCGAAAGATCTACCAACTGAATATGGTGAAAATGTGGAGGAAGAAAGTGAAGGTGCATCTTCTGTTCCTGTTCCCATGCCTGATATGTCCTTGCCTGCTTCCTTTGATTCTGATACTCCAACTCACCGGTATCGTTATCTTGATTCATCCAACCAGTGGCTTGTAAGACCTGTCCTAGAAACTCATGGATGGGATCATGATGTGGGTTATGAAGGCTTAAATGTAGAAAGATTGTTTGTTCTTAAAGACAAGATACCCGTATCTTTTAGTGGTCAAGTTACCAAGGACAAAAAGGATGCTAATGTTCAGATGGAAATGGCAAGTTCAGTTAAGCATGGAGAAGGGAAAGCAACATCATTAGGTTTTGATATGCAGACTGTTGGGAAAGACTTGGCTTACACATTACGCAGCGAGACAAAATTTCTTAATTTTAGGAGAAATAAGGGAACTGCCGGTCTCTCCTTTACTCTCTTGGGTGATGCCTTGTCAGCTGGAGTTAAAGTCGAAGATAAGTTGATTGCTAATAAGCGGTTCAAGTTGGTTATTGCTGGTGGTGCAATGACTGGGCGTGATGATGTTGCTTATGGTGGCAGTTTGGAGGCACAATTGAGAGATAAAAATTACCCTCTAGGACGCTCATTATCAACACTTGGGCTTTCTGTTATGGATTGGCATGGAGATCTTGCTGTTGGGTGCAATTTACAATCACAAATTCCCATTGGAAGGTATACAAACCTTGTTGCGCGAGCCAATTTGAACAATCGTGGGGCTGGACAAATTAGCATTCGATTAAATAGTTCAGAACAACTTCAAATTGCTTTGATTGGCCTCATCCCTCTACTACAGAAGGTTGTTGGTTATTCTCAACAATTGCAGTATGgacaatga